One window of Deinococcus malanensis genomic DNA carries:
- a CDS encoding LLM class flavin-dependent oxidoreductase, which translates to MRFGYWMPIFGGWLRNVEQEDMTTDWTYVRDVAVQSEQLGFDLSLIAELNLNDIKGPQAPSLDAWTLAPAVAAVTQNLELMLAVRPNYHAPALTAKAISTLETIAPGRISLNVVSSWWADEARQYGMPFDQHDDRYTRTEEWLSVVRRLLTEPVVDHAGGLYQLSGTHLEPKPAQLSTVYMGGESPRAKQLISEKSDAYVMHGDPPEIIAAKIADMRARREAAGGVPMQFGMAAYVICRDTEEEAQAELARITDVRQSPQAYASYQDFVRGSQLESQVSLEEYSVSNRGLRPRLIGTPEQIVARIREYEAAGVDLLLLQFSPQLEEMQRFGQDVIPRFRT; encoded by the coding sequence ATGCGTTTTGGTTACTGGATGCCCATTTTCGGCGGCTGGCTCCGCAACGTGGAGCAGGAGGACATGACCACCGACTGGACATACGTGCGGGACGTGGCCGTGCAATCCGAGCAGCTGGGCTTTGACCTCAGCCTGATCGCGGAACTCAACCTCAACGACATCAAGGGACCTCAGGCGCCGAGCCTGGACGCCTGGACGCTGGCACCCGCCGTGGCCGCCGTGACGCAGAATCTGGAGCTGATGCTGGCGGTGCGCCCGAACTATCACGCTCCAGCCCTGACCGCCAAGGCGATCAGCACGCTCGAAACCATCGCGCCGGGCCGCATCAGCCTGAACGTGGTGAGCAGCTGGTGGGCCGACGAGGCGCGGCAGTACGGGATGCCATTCGATCAGCACGACGACCGCTACACGCGCACCGAGGAGTGGTTGAGCGTCGTGCGCCGACTGCTCACCGAGCCGGTCGTGGACCACGCTGGAGGGTTGTACCAGCTCTCAGGCACGCACCTGGAACCCAAACCGGCCCAGCTGTCCACCGTGTACATGGGCGGCGAGTCGCCCCGTGCCAAGCAGCTCATCTCGGAGAAGTCGGACGCCTACGTCATGCACGGTGACCCTCCGGAAATTATCGCCGCCAAGATTGCCGACATGCGCGCGCGGCGTGAAGCGGCGGGCGGCGTCCCCATGCAGTTCGGGATGGCTGCCTACGTCATCTGCCGTGACACTGAGGAGGAGGCGCAGGCAGAACTGGCACGCATCACCGACGTGAGGCAAAGCCCACAGGCGTATGCGTCGTATCAGGACTTTGTCCGTGGCAGCCAGCTCGAGAGTCAGGTGAGCCTCGAAGAGTACAGCGTCAGCAACCGGGGCCTGCGTCCCCGCCTGATCGGGACCCCGGAGCAGATCGTAGCGCGCATCCGCGAGTACGAAGCAGCGGGCGTGGACCTGCTGCTGCTCCAGTTCAGCCCTCAGCTCGAAGAGATGCAGCGCTTTGGGCAGGACGTGATCCCGCGCTTCCGGACTTGA
- the rsr gene encoding RNA-binding protein Rsr yields MKNYLKTLSPAHVHQRQPLPGRTDQLRNNAGGYAFEVSDETRFVRFLILGTEGGTFYASEGTQTKLETEFVIRFVREHGVRAVELILDVAQRNRAPKADPALVALAAVAKLGDLEARKAAWNALPLVARTGTHLFHFLAFLQTFGGWGRLTRAGVASIYLSTPVEKLALWAVKYKARDGWTHADALRLAHPKTDEADRNAVFKFMVDGVLAEGEATGEALRLLQGHVLALKATSDGDAAGLMREYRLPIEAVPTHVRGAEVYRMALETNGVTWTLRNLGNLARVGLLVPGNWDVITGVVDRVTNEQALRRGRIHPIDVLKALLVYREGRGVRGSGQWAVVPQIVDALDRAFLLAFGAVEPAGKRFVLGLDVSGSMDAGLIAGVPGLTPRLGAAAMSLVTARTEPQYTALAFSAAVGGYGGQWGGGEPGLTPLTFSARTRLDDAVGAMRAVPMGGTDCALPMLWAARNKVEADVFVVYTDNETWAGAVHPAVALQQYRQKMGIGARLIVVGMTATRFTIADPADAGMLDLVGFDSSAPRVMAEFAAGKF; encoded by the coding sequence ATGAAGAACTACCTGAAGACCCTTTCGCCTGCGCACGTTCATCAGCGTCAGCCGCTTCCTGGCCGCACCGATCAGCTGCGCAACAACGCCGGCGGCTACGCATTCGAGGTGAGCGACGAGACGCGTTTTGTGCGCTTCCTGATTCTGGGTACGGAAGGCGGAACCTTCTATGCCTCCGAGGGGACGCAAACGAAGCTGGAAACCGAGTTCGTGATCCGGTTCGTCCGTGAACACGGCGTGCGGGCCGTCGAGCTGATTCTCGACGTGGCGCAGCGCAACCGTGCTCCCAAGGCCGATCCGGCGCTGGTCGCCCTGGCCGCCGTGGCCAAGCTCGGTGACCTGGAGGCCCGGAAGGCCGCCTGGAACGCGCTGCCGCTGGTGGCCCGCACCGGCACGCACCTGTTTCACTTTCTGGCTTTCCTGCAGACCTTCGGGGGCTGGGGGCGCCTGACCCGCGCAGGGGTCGCCAGCATCTACCTGAGCACGCCGGTCGAGAAGCTGGCCCTGTGGGCCGTGAAGTACAAGGCCCGTGACGGCTGGACGCATGCCGACGCGCTGCGTCTGGCCCACCCGAAGACCGATGAGGCCGACCGCAACGCCGTGTTCAAATTCATGGTGGATGGGGTGCTGGCCGAAGGCGAGGCCACCGGCGAGGCACTGCGGCTGCTCCAGGGCCACGTGCTGGCCTTGAAGGCGACCAGCGACGGGGACGCTGCGGGGCTGATGCGGGAGTACCGCCTGCCGATCGAGGCCGTGCCGACCCATGTTCGCGGAGCGGAGGTCTACCGGATGGCCCTGGAGACCAACGGCGTCACGTGGACCCTGCGCAACCTCGGCAACCTGGCGCGTGTGGGCCTGCTGGTGCCCGGCAACTGGGACGTGATCACCGGGGTGGTGGACCGCGTGACGAACGAACAGGCGCTGCGCCGGGGCCGCATCCACCCGATCGACGTGCTCAAGGCACTGCTGGTCTACCGCGAGGGCCGTGGCGTGCGCGGCAGCGGCCAGTGGGCGGTGGTGCCGCAGATCGTGGACGCGCTGGACCGGGCCTTCCTGCTGGCCTTCGGTGCCGTGGAACCGGCTGGCAAGCGCTTCGTGCTGGGCCTGGATGTGTCGGGTTCCATGGACGCGGGTCTGATCGCTGGGGTACCGGGTCTGACCCCGCGTCTGGGGGCGGCGGCGATGAGCCTGGTCACCGCGCGGACCGAGCCCCAATACACCGCGCTCGCCTTCTCGGCCGCCGTGGGCGGCTACGGCGGACAGTGGGGCGGGGGAGAGCCGGGCCTGACACCCCTGACCTTCTCGGCACGGACGCGCCTGGACGACGCGGTCGGCGCCATGCGAGCGGTCCCGATGGGCGGCACCGACTGCGCCCTGCCGATGCTGTGGGCGGCCCGCAACAAGGTCGAAGCCGACGTGTTCGTGGTCTATACCGACAACGAGACCTGGGCGGGAGCGGTTCATCCCGCGGTGGCCCTGCAGCAGTACCGGCAGAAGATGGGGATCGGGGCGCGGCTGATCGTGGTCGGAATGACGGCGACGCGCTTTACCATCGCTGACCCGGCGGACGCGGGAATGCTCGACTTAGTGGGCTTCGACAGCAGCGCGCCACGGGTGATGGCCGAGTTTGCCGCCGGGAAGTTCTGA
- a CDS encoding D-cysteine desulfhydrase: MHLARFPRRQYTAHPTPIEKLERLSAFLGGPDIYVKRDDLTGLTGGGNKTRKLEFLVADALARGADTLITVGAVQSNHCRLTLAAAVKEGLQCRLVLEQRVPGSYHEDASGNNLLFRLLGAESITVVEGGADLAGVMQGIADDLTREGRQGYVIPGGGSNALGALGYVACAEELLGQAYQMGLDLDHVVCASGSAGTHAGLLVGLTGNTAHLPLTGINVRRDRQTQEGNVHALAQQTAELVGVPDIPREAVRALDEWVGPGYSLPTAEMTEAVQLLARLEGILLDPVYTGKAMAGLIGLVRRGEFEPGQKVLFVHTGGSPALYAYQDVLFA, encoded by the coding sequence ATGCACCTTGCCCGCTTTCCACGGCGTCAGTACACGGCGCATCCCACGCCGATCGAGAAACTCGAGCGCCTCAGCGCCTTTCTCGGCGGCCCCGACATCTACGTCAAGCGCGACGACCTGACCGGCCTGACCGGGGGCGGCAACAAAACGCGCAAACTGGAATTTCTGGTGGCCGACGCCCTCGCGCGGGGCGCCGACACCCTCATCACCGTCGGGGCCGTTCAGTCCAACCACTGCCGCCTGACCCTGGCGGCCGCCGTGAAAGAAGGCCTTCAGTGCCGGCTGGTGCTTGAACAGCGCGTGCCGGGCAGCTACCACGAAGACGCCAGCGGCAACAACCTCCTGTTCCGGCTCCTGGGTGCCGAAAGCATCACGGTGGTGGAGGGCGGCGCCGATCTGGCGGGCGTGATGCAGGGCATCGCCGACGACCTGACCCGGGAAGGCCGTCAGGGCTATGTCATTCCCGGGGGCGGCTCCAACGCCCTCGGAGCGCTGGGGTATGTCGCCTGCGCTGAGGAACTTCTGGGGCAGGCCTACCAGATGGGTCTGGACCTCGATCATGTGGTCTGCGCCAGCGGCAGCGCAGGCACGCATGCTGGCCTGCTGGTCGGTCTGACCGGCAACACCGCCCACCTTCCGCTGACGGGGATCAACGTCCGCCGTGACCGCCAGACGCAGGAAGGCAACGTCCACGCCCTCGCGCAGCAGACCGCCGAGCTTGTGGGCGTGCCGGATATTCCCCGGGAGGCGGTGCGCGCCCTGGACGAGTGGGTGGGTCCTGGCTATTCCCTTCCGACCGCTGAAATGACCGAGGCGGTGCAGCTTCTCGCGCGCCTGGAAGGCATTCTGCTTGACCCCGTGTATACCGGCAAGGCGATGGCGGGACTTATTGGCCTGGTGCGGCGCGGCGAGTTCGAACCGGGGCAGAAGGTACTGTTCGTGCATACCGGGGGGTCGCCCGCGCTGTATGCCTACCAGGACGTGCTGTTCGCATGA
- a CDS encoding GNAT family N-acetyltransferase produces the protein MATGYLAWRGNVCPDSWRLYFVVMLGDQPVGMQDLIGVKFDTLKTVTTFSWLAPGIRRQGLGREMRAAILHLAFEGFGALEAASEAFFDNVASNRVSEVMGYQPNGNDWATRRGEPAVLNRWRLKRDDWALSSRNDIGLIGVEECKPVLHIQ, from the coding sequence ATGGCTACAGGCTATCTGGCGTGGCGCGGCAACGTTTGCCCGGATTCCTGGCGCCTGTACTTCGTGGTCATGCTGGGCGATCAGCCCGTGGGGATGCAGGATTTAATCGGCGTGAAGTTCGACACCCTCAAGACGGTGACCACTTTTTCCTGGCTGGCCCCAGGTATCCGACGCCAGGGCCTGGGCCGTGAGATGCGTGCGGCCATCCTTCACCTGGCCTTCGAAGGGTTCGGGGCCTTGGAAGCGGCCAGTGAGGCGTTCTTTGACAATGTGGCGTCCAACCGCGTGTCAGAAGTGATGGGTTACCAACCGAACGGCAATGACTGGGCCACACGACGCGGCGAGCCAGCCGTGTTGAATCGCTGGCGACTCAAGCGGGACGACTGGGCATTGAGTTCCCGGAACGACATTGGGTTGATCGGCGTGGAAGAGTGCAAACCCGTGTTGCACATACAGTAA
- a CDS encoding phosphatase PAP2 family protein, translated as MLASVRFHLRRLRLFLKGYGRSLLKLFFGLLFPFLAFIAIAADVYEHDPFTFEKPLMLAIHAYSTEPLNRLAAGLSEFGNTPGMLPVTLLLAGCLYVLQPRATYFLLLALAGSVVFHAVLKKVFDRPRPTYWTPIAPEADFSFPSGHAMFATSLALAMILLSWPTRWRPLMLGLGVIYVLTMMWSRVYSGVHYPTDVVAGALVGLVWVGMLDRLLQGHRLLKRTQPIAADSPLPLDKP; from the coding sequence ATGCTGGCCTCCGTGCGGTTCCATCTGCGGCGCTTGCGACTGTTCCTGAAAGGCTATGGGCGGTCGCTGCTGAAGCTCTTTTTTGGGCTTCTCTTCCCGTTCCTGGCCTTTATCGCTATTGCCGCAGACGTCTATGAGCACGACCCTTTCACGTTCGAAAAGCCGCTGATGCTGGCCATCCATGCCTACAGCACCGAACCTCTGAACCGACTGGCTGCCGGACTTTCCGAGTTCGGGAACACACCCGGCATGTTGCCGGTTACCCTTCTCCTGGCCGGCTGCCTGTATGTCCTGCAACCCAGAGCAACGTACTTTCTGCTGCTTGCGCTGGCGGGCTCGGTGGTGTTCCATGCCGTGCTCAAAAAGGTGTTTGACCGTCCCCGGCCGACCTACTGGACACCGATCGCGCCGGAGGCGGATTTCTCGTTTCCCAGTGGGCATGCCATGTTTGCCACCTCACTTGCTCTGGCGATGATCCTGCTGAGCTGGCCGACCCGCTGGCGCCCGCTGATGCTGGGCCTGGGCGTCATTTATGTCCTGACCATGATGTGGTCACGTGTGTACAGTGGCGTGCATTACCCGACCGATGTGGTGGCGGGAGCCCTGGTGGGTCTGGTCTGGGTAGGCATGCTTGACCGCCTGCTTCAAGGTCACCGGTTGCTGAAGCGCACCCAGCCGATTGCTGCTGACTCGCCCTTACCTTTGGATAAGCCCTGA
- a CDS encoding aspartate/glutamate racemase family protein: MSRAVGVLGGMGPEATLDFFAKVLRRAGAGSDQEHLRLLIDNNPGVPDRNAALSGRGESPGPVLAQMARGLQASGADFLVMVCNTAHAFEDDILNATSLPFVSLIEETRDAVLRERPALRRVGLLATNACLDAGLYQSAFAPHDVRTLTLEGASLERFMELLYRIKAGNTGPDVRAEMRSLALELVDAGAEVLVAGCTEVPLVLGAQDVPAPLVNSTDVLVERTLQYARGLAPLPERSVETPA, from the coding sequence ATGAGCAGGGCCGTCGGGGTGCTGGGCGGTATGGGACCGGAGGCCACGCTGGACTTCTTCGCCAAGGTCCTGCGCCGCGCCGGAGCCGGGAGCGATCAGGAGCATCTGCGGCTCCTGATCGACAACAATCCTGGCGTACCGGACCGGAATGCCGCTCTGTCCGGCCGGGGCGAGTCCCCTGGCCCGGTGCTGGCGCAGATGGCGCGCGGCCTGCAGGCGTCTGGAGCCGATTTCCTGGTGATGGTGTGCAATACCGCGCACGCCTTTGAGGACGACATCCTGAACGCCACCAGCCTTCCTTTTGTCAGCCTGATCGAGGAGACGCGGGACGCCGTGCTGCGCGAGCGTCCTGCACTGCGGCGGGTCGGTCTGCTTGCCACCAACGCCTGTCTCGACGCGGGCCTGTACCAGTCGGCATTCGCGCCGCACGACGTCAGAACCCTTACCCTGGAAGGCGCCTCGCTGGAGCGCTTCATGGAGCTCCTGTACCGGATCAAGGCGGGAAATACCGGTCCCGACGTGCGCGCCGAGATGCGCTCACTCGCGCTGGAACTGGTGGATGCGGGCGCCGAGGTACTGGTGGCGGGCTGCACCGAGGTGCCGCTGGTGCTCGGCGCGCAGGATGTGCCCGCCCCGCTCGTGAACTCGACCGATGTCCTCGTGGAGCGCACGCTCCAGTACGCCCGCGGCCTCGCGCCGCTTCCTGAAAGAAGTGTGGAAACACCCGCATGA
- a CDS encoding carboxylate--amine ligase gives MITERSDLLAAIDRINEVGLPAAITFNTHITALAITRSLGRQGIPVLGLDREGGGLGQRSRYLSALALCPDVADGGREFTDFLLDLGPRFAHKPVLFPTNDDWVFATAHHRAELERFYHVPFSGQEVIDTALNKTSLYRAAEKLGIPIPQSWYLDGVPLADLAAGPHERVREVAAQVPYPVILKPDESRAFYEAFRAKVFVVHTPDEFASRVQEAAQRGLQLVAQRIVQTRPGGFYSVCSYLDAQSRPRGVFVGRKLEQYPPDFGTSCLADARFVPEIAERGVRVLQALGFHGISEIEFVQDPDTGEHLLLDVNTRSWKWIGLPIASGVDLPALAYRDATGEAFDAPQQRDGVRWTFLRDYVKLVRERAGVMPQEHVTKDEWLSLIRGERPAGGTLVDGILDPDDPEPFYEVLKGELFGFRYTCAC, from the coding sequence ATGATCACCGAACGTTCTGACCTGCTGGCCGCCATCGACCGGATCAATGAGGTGGGCCTGCCCGCTGCGATTACCTTCAACACCCACATCACCGCTCTGGCCATCACGCGCAGTCTGGGACGGCAGGGGATCCCTGTACTCGGCCTGGACCGCGAAGGCGGCGGCCTGGGACAGCGCAGCCGGTACCTCAGCGCCCTGGCTCTGTGCCCGGACGTCGCGGACGGCGGGCGTGAGTTCACCGACTTTCTTCTAGACCTCGGGCCACGCTTCGCGCACAAGCCGGTCCTCTTCCCCACGAACGACGACTGGGTGTTCGCCACGGCGCATCACAGGGCCGAGCTGGAACGCTTCTACCATGTGCCGTTCAGTGGACAGGAGGTCATCGACACGGCCCTGAACAAGACCAGCCTGTACCGGGCCGCCGAGAAGCTGGGCATTCCCATCCCGCAAAGCTGGTATCTGGACGGCGTGCCCCTGGCAGACCTGGCCGCCGGCCCGCACGAACGGGTGCGGGAGGTCGCGGCGCAGGTGCCGTACCCGGTGATCCTGAAGCCCGATGAGTCCCGCGCCTTTTACGAGGCCTTCCGGGCCAAGGTCTTCGTGGTGCACACCCCGGATGAGTTCGCCTCACGTGTGCAGGAAGCGGCGCAGCGGGGCCTTCAGCTGGTCGCCCAGCGCATCGTGCAGACCCGGCCAGGCGGGTTTTACAGCGTCTGCAGCTACCTGGACGCGCAAAGCCGCCCGCGTGGTGTGTTCGTCGGGCGCAAGCTCGAACAGTACCCACCCGACTTCGGAACCTCCTGCCTGGCGGACGCCCGGTTCGTTCCCGAGATCGCCGAGCGGGGCGTGCGGGTGTTGCAGGCCCTGGGCTTTCACGGGATCAGCGAGATCGAGTTCGTGCAGGACCCCGACACGGGCGAGCACCTGCTGCTCGATGTGAACACCCGCAGCTGGAAGTGGATCGGGCTGCCCATCGCCAGTGGCGTCGATCTGCCGGCGCTGGCCTACCGCGACGCCACGGGTGAGGCGTTCGACGCCCCGCAGCAGCGCGATGGCGTGCGGTGGACCTTCCTGCGCGACTACGTGAAGCTGGTCCGTGAGCGGGCAGGCGTCATGCCGCAGGAGCACGTCACCAAGGACGAGTGGCTCAGCCTGATCCGGGGCGAGCGGCCTGCCGGAGGCACGCTGGTAGACGGGATCCTCGACCCGGACGATCCCGAACCCTTCTACGAGGTGCTCAAGGGTGAGCTGTTCGGGTTTCGCTACACCTGCGCCTGCTAG